A region from the Clostridium beijerinckii genome encodes:
- a CDS encoding murein transglycosylase, with amino-acid sequence MSKDFKWTKVMKKLIVFVMALSIYSGTGIAFSSNVAKAATLNKELICSTTAYTSGTESKTASGRIVERNPNGISTVSVDPNVIPFGTYLYIEGYGYAVAADTGSAINGNELDLYFSSSSECYNWGTKTVKALVLGDSTNI; translated from the coding sequence ATGTCAAAAGATTTTAAATGGACAAAAGTTATGAAAAAATTAATTGTTTTTGTAATGGCTTTAAGCATTTATTCAGGTACAGGGATTGCTTTTTCAAGTAATGTAGCTAAAGCAGCAACATTAAATAAAGAATTAATTTGTTCAACAACAGCGTATACATCAGGAACTGAAAGTAAAACAGCAAGTGGAAGAATAGTAGAAAGAAATCCAAATGGCATAAGCACAGTTTCAGTTGATCCAAATGTAATTCCTTTCGGAACATATTTATATATTGAAGGTTATGGATATGCAGTAGCTGCAGATACTGGTAGTGCAATAAATGGAAATGAACTTGATTTATACTTTAGTAGTTCTAGTGAATGTTATAATTGGGGTACAAAAACTGTTAAAGCCTTAGTTTTAGGGGATTCTACAAACATATAA